The following proteins are encoded in a genomic region of Diadema setosum chromosome 10, eeDiaSeto1, whole genome shotgun sequence:
- the LOC140233675 gene encoding E3 ubiquitin-protein ligase TRIM71-like, protein MATFHQISSQNLECPICLTLFNQPKSLTCSHTFCKDCLQRIFQTRLSRQTITCPICRKETPVPGGNVSKLQTNAPLNSLVDEVKTKNPICTVCETDENLPAVSYCQDCGKYMCESCEKTHSNWKLVSNHKVVAMREVLSGKVPLERRRKCKKHPNDDEEYFCTKCREYICGKCGMVRHLQAGHQIEEATIHEENLKENIKELQKGAKSKKTALENHIAFIKTQRNEITNMMKKLNNNIEKTYEEYMQRLLAERETLKGQVKRCSDKFEKELQVMEEKSRRTLSHMTALEELVTNGVKVPLEKDALFAHDTLCQDLKSFLERDDPDDQSPRFVAERAQKISFCKEAKVNELCLGALEGYTWDVKAEVELPGKDNMTCITLAPDGKMAVGSWKGGIHLYSADGDLKQTVLKDVSVCNIGYLSDGLSVVRDGENKLSLYTEQWEKLNVTFEAINFDKGGFGGLTVDKDDSIYVGYRESKMIQVFTPRGGFKAVREIMCSGYIMPCQLFHCHTTRNLILTDTAAVVCLDGVGKNENVVLKEGMSAWPAVCRDDSVIVAWVTHEDGLVSIDRYTRDLEHVCNIVTNVKIQKSGRGWYYLQEFESGEIAFCTTDRLYIFEELSCKRCYFHFSSGLTFLSKLTHC, encoded by the coding sequence ATGGCAACGTTTCATCAAATCAGCAGCCAGAATCTGGAGTGTCCTATCTGCCTGACACTTTTCAACCAACCTAAGTCACTGACCTGTTCTCACACCTTCTGCAAAGACTGTCTGCAACGAATCTTTCAAACTCGGCTCAGCCGACAAACTATAACATGCCCCATATGCAGAAAAGAAACACCCGTTCCGGGTGGAAATGTGAGTAAGTTACAAACAAACGCACCTCTGAATTCTCTCGTGGACGAAGTTAAAACCAAAAATCCAATATGCACAGTTTGTGAGACGGACGAAAACCTGCCAGCTGTGTCCTACTGTCAAGACTGTGGGAAATATATGTGTGAATCGTGTGAAAAAACCCACTCTAACTGGAAACTGGTCTCCAACCACAAAGTGGTGGCCATGAGAGAGGTGCTCTCTGGAAAAGTTCCTCTTGAGAGGAGACGGAAATGTAAGAAACATCCTAACGATGATGAGGAGTATTTCTGTACCAAATGTCGGGAGTACATTTGCGGAAAGTGCGGGATGGTAAGGCACTTACAAGCAGGGCATCAGATAGAAGAGGCAACTATCCATGAGGAGAATTTGAAGGAAAACATCAAGGAGTTACAAAAAGgggcaaaatcaaagaaaacagcCCTTGAAAATCATATCGCTTTTATAAAGACACAGCgcaatgaaataacaaacatgATGAAAAAACTCAATAATAACATCGAAAAGACGTACGAGGAATACATGCAACGATTGTTGGCCGAAAGAGAGACCctgaaaggtcaagtgaaacGATGTTCTGACAAATTCGAGAAGGAATTACAAGTCATGGAAGAAAAGAGTCGACGAACACTCAGTCACATGACCGCCTTGGAAGAGCTGGTAACTAACGGCGTGAAAGTTCCGCTAGAGAAAGACGCCTTGTTTGCACACGACACGCTGTGCCAGGACTTGAAGAGCTTTCTTGAGCGAGATGATCCTGACGACCAATCACCGAGATTTGTAGCAGAACGAGCTCAAAAGATTTCATTCTGTAAAGAAGcgaaggtcaatgaactttgtctTGGAGCTCTGGAAGGATACACGTGGGATGTCAAAGCTGAGGTAGAGCTCCCAGGCAAAGACAACATGACCTGTATCACTCTCGCACCAGATGGTAAGATGGCAGTGGGTTCGTGGAAAGGAGGGATTCATCTCTACTCCGCTGATGGCGACTTAAAGCAGACTGTGCTAAAGGACGTCAGCGTCTGTAATATCGGATACCTGTCTGATGGTCTGAGTGTTGTACGAGACGGAGAAAACAAGCTGTCACTCTACACTGAACAATGGGAGAAGCTCAACGTCACGTTCGAGGCTATAAACTTTGATAAAGGAGGGTTTGGTGGTCTCACTGTGGATAAAGATGATAGTATTTATGTGGGTTATAGGGAATCCAAGATGATTCAGGTATTTACCCCAAGGGGCGGTTTTAAGGCAGTCAGGGAAATCATGTGTAGTGGATATATTATGCCTTGTCAATTATTTCATTGTCACACCACGAGGAACCTGATACTGACAGATACAGCAGCTGTCGTGTGCCTTGATGGTGTAGGGAAGAATGAGAATGTCGTGCTTAAGGAGGGTATGTCTGCCTGGCCAGCTGTTTGTCGAGATGATTCGGTCATTGTAGCCTGGGTGACACACGAAGATGGTCTCGTCAGTATCGATCGATACACGAGAGATTTGGAGCACGTCTGCAATATTGTCACTAAtgtcaaaatacaaaaatcaggAAGAGGTTGGTATTATCTACAAGAGTTTGAGAGTGGTGAGATAGCTTTCTGCACTACAGATAGACTCTATATATTTGAAGAGCTAAGCTGCAAAAGGTGCTACTTCCACTTTTCATCAGGACTAACTTTTTTGTCTAAATTGACTCAttgttag